In Leguminivora glycinivorella isolate SPB_JAAS2020 chromosome 11, LegGlyc_1.1, whole genome shotgun sequence, a single window of DNA contains:
- the LOC125231048 gene encoding inositol-3-phosphate synthase isoform X2 codes for MERSSNLLVSSPNVKYTDDYIFADYDYEETLVTKTGDDLVAKPFKTSLCLRTGRKVGKLGIMLVGWGGNNGSTFTAAVLANRHQLSWNTKNGTMQSNWLGSITQASTVRLGLDEKGHDVYVPMSHLLPMVHPDDLAIDGWDISPLNLAESMVRAKVIDYDLQQKLRKEMAGMKPRPAIYDPDFIAANQADRATNLIRGTKYEQYLQIRADIKDFKDRQKLEKVIVLWTANTERFCEVKTGVHDTSDNVEKALRNNEPEISPSTIFALAAIDEGCCYINGSPQNTLVEGVIERAEKNGVFVAGDDFKSGQTKLKSVLVDFLVSAGLKPVSIVSYNHLGNNDGKNLSAPKQFRSKEITKSNVVDDMVQSNSMMYKPGEKPDDVVVIKYVPYVGDSKRAMDEYTSEILLHGTNTIVVHNTCEDSLLAVPLILDLALLAELFSRLSLRRQGTDEWTGLHCVLSSLSYLLKAPVVPAGAPIINALFKQRAALENVMRAALGLPPLHHLQLEHKVPFLMSDLRSGRMFAGGAPPSKKLKVAHANGDK; via the exons ATGGAAAGATCTTCAAATTTGTTGGTTTCCAGTCCAAATGTAAAATATACGGATGATTATATTTTTGCCGATTATGATTACGAAGAAACTCTGGTGACGAAGACCGGCGACGATTTAGTG GCAAAACCGTTTAAAACATCACTATGTCTCCGTACCGGCCGGAAGGTGGGCAAACTGGGCATCATGCTGGTGGGATGGGGCGGCAACAACGGATCTACATTCACCGCAGCCGTGTTGGCCAATAGACATCAGCTGTCTTGGAACACGAAGAATGGAACTATGCAGTCTAATTG GTTGGGCTCAATTACCCAGGCATCCACAGTCAGACTGGGCTTGGACGAGAAGGGCCATGATGTGTATGTGCCGATGTCTCACTTGTTACCCATGGTGCACCCAGATGACTTAG CGATCGACGGTTGGGACATCAGCCCCCTAAACTTGGCCGAGTCCATGGTGCGGGCCAAGGTCATAGACTACGATCTGCAGCAGAAGCTGAGGAAGGAGATGGCTGGCATGAAACCGCGGCCCGCGATCTACGATCCGGACTTTATTGCGGCCAACCAG GCGGACCGCGCGACCAACCTCATCCGGGGCACGAAATACGAGCAGTACCTCCAAATCCGAGCGGACATCAAGGACTTCAAGGACCGCCAGAAGTTAGAAAAAGTCATTGTGCTATGGACCGCCAACACTGAACG GTTCTGTGAGGTGAAGACGGGAGTCCACGATACATCCGACAACGTCGAGAAAGCCTTGCGCAACAACGAACCTGAGATCTCACCGTCCACCATCTTTGCACTAGCCGCCATTGATGAAGGG TGCTGCTACATTAACGGCTCCCCTCAAAACACTCTCGTGGAAGGCGTGATAGAGCGCGCGGAGAAAAATGGCGTTTTCGTGGCCGGCGACGACTTCAAGTCCGGACAGACCAAGCTCAAGTCTGTGCTCGTCGACTTCCTAGTATCCGCAG GTCTAAAACCCGTGTCCATTGTGAGCTACAACCACCTCGGCAACAACGACGGCAAGAACCTCTCCGCCCCCAAACAGTTCCGCTCCAAAGAGATCACCAAGTCCAACGTCGTCGACGATATG GTCCAGAGCAACAGTATGATGTACAAGCCGGGGGAAAAGCCCGACGATGTGGTCGTCATCAAATATGTGCCGTATGTCG GCGACTCAAAGCGCGCGATGGACGAGTACACATCAGAAATCCTTCTTCACGGCACCAACACCATCGTGGTGCACAACACTTGCGAGGATTCTTTGCTGGCCGTGCCACTTATCCTAGACTTGGCTCTGTTGGCCGAACTCTTCTCCAGACTGTCTCTGCGTAGACAGGGGACCGatg AATGGACTGGTCTTCACTGCGTGCTATCGTCTCTCTCCTACCTTCTAAAGGCTCCAGTGGTGCCCGCGGGTGCGCCGATCATCAACGCCCTGTTCAAACAGCGAGCCGCTCTCGAGAACGTCATGCGCGCTGCACTCGGCTTGCCGCCTCTGCACCATTTGCAACTCGAACATAAG GTTCCATTCCTGATGTCGGACCTCCGCAGCGGCCGCATGTTCGCGGGTGGCGCTCCGCCCTCCAAAAAGCTGAAAGTCGCTCACGCGAATGGCGATAAGTAA
- the LOC125231048 gene encoding inositol-3-phosphate synthase isoform X1 — protein sequence MERSSNLLVSSPNVKYTDDYIFADYDYEETLVTKTGDDLVAKPFKTSLCLRTGRKVGKLGIMLVGWGGNNGSTFTAAVLANRHQLSWNTKNGTMQSNWLGSITQASTVRLGLDEKGHDVYVPMSHLLPMVHPDDLAIDGWDISPLNLAESMVRAKVIDYDLQQKLRKEMAGMKPRPAIYDPDFIAANQADRATNLIRGTKYEQYLQIRADIKDFKDRQKLEKVIVLWTANTERFCEVKTGVHDTSDNVEKALRNNEPEISPSTIFALAAIDEGCCYINGSPQNTLVEGVIERAEKNGVFVAGDDFKSGQTKLKSVLVDFLVSAGLKPVSIVSYNHLGNNDGKNLSAPKQFRSKEITKSNVVDDMVQSNSMMYKPGEKPDHVVVIKYVPYVGDSKRAMDEYTSEILLHGTNTIVVHNTCEDSLLAVPLILDLALLAELFSRLSLRRQGTDEWTGLHCVLSSLSYLLKAPVVPAGAPIINALFKQRAALENVMRAALGLPPLHHLQLEHKVPFLMSDLRSGRMFAGGAPPSKKLKVAHANGDK from the exons ATGGAAAGATCTTCAAATTTGTTGGTTTCCAGTCCAAATGTAAAATATACGGATGATTATATTTTTGCCGATTATGATTACGAAGAAACTCTGGTGACGAAGACCGGCGACGATTTAGTG GCAAAACCGTTTAAAACATCACTATGTCTCCGTACCGGCCGGAAGGTGGGCAAACTGGGCATCATGCTGGTGGGATGGGGCGGCAACAACGGATCTACATTCACCGCAGCCGTGTTGGCCAATAGACATCAGCTGTCTTGGAACACGAAGAATGGAACTATGCAGTCTAATTG GTTGGGCTCAATTACCCAGGCATCCACAGTCAGACTGGGCTTGGACGAGAAGGGCCATGATGTGTATGTGCCGATGTCTCACTTGTTACCCATGGTGCACCCAGATGACTTAG CGATCGACGGTTGGGACATCAGCCCCCTAAACTTGGCCGAGTCCATGGTGCGGGCCAAGGTCATAGACTACGATCTGCAGCAGAAGCTGAGGAAGGAGATGGCTGGCATGAAACCGCGGCCCGCGATCTACGATCCGGACTTTATTGCGGCCAACCAG GCGGACCGCGCGACCAACCTCATCCGGGGCACGAAATACGAGCAGTACCTCCAAATCCGAGCGGACATCAAGGACTTCAAGGACCGCCAGAAGTTAGAAAAAGTCATTGTGCTATGGACCGCCAACACTGAACG GTTCTGTGAGGTGAAGACGGGAGTCCACGATACATCCGACAACGTCGAGAAAGCCTTGCGCAACAACGAACCTGAGATCTCACCGTCCACCATCTTTGCACTAGCCGCCATTGATGAAGGG TGCTGCTACATTAACGGCTCCCCTCAAAACACTCTCGTGGAAGGCGTGATAGAGCGCGCGGAGAAAAATGGCGTTTTCGTGGCCGGCGACGACTTCAAGTCCGGACAGACCAAGCTCAAGTCTGTGCTCGTCGACTTCCTAGTATCCGCAG GTCTAAAACCCGTGTCCATTGTGAGCTACAACCACCTCGGCAACAACGACGGCAAGAACCTCTCCGCCCCCAAACAGTTCCGCTCCAAAGAGATCACCAAGTCCAACGTCGTCGACGATATGGTCCAGAGCAACAGTATGATGTACAAACCGGGAGAGAAGCCCGATCATGTGGTCGTCATCAAATATGTGCCGTATGTCg GCGACTCAAAGCGCGCGATGGACGAGTACACATCAGAAATCCTTCTTCACGGCACCAACACCATCGTGGTGCACAACACTTGCGAGGATTCTTTGCTGGCCGTGCCACTTATCCTAGACTTGGCTCTGTTGGCCGAACTCTTCTCCAGACTGTCTCTGCGTAGACAGGGGACCGatg AATGGACTGGTCTTCACTGCGTGCTATCGTCTCTCTCCTACCTTCTAAAGGCTCCAGTGGTGCCCGCGGGTGCGCCGATCATCAACGCCCTGTTCAAACAGCGAGCCGCTCTCGAGAACGTCATGCGCGCTGCACTCGGCTTGCCGCCTCTGCACCATTTGCAACTCGAACATAAG GTTCCATTCCTGATGTCGGACCTCCGCAGCGGCCGCATGTTCGCGGGTGGCGCTCCGCCCTCCAAAAAGCTGAAAGTCGCTCACGCGAATGGCGATAAGTAA